One segment of Variovorax sp. PAMC28562 DNA contains the following:
- a CDS encoding efflux RND transporter permease subunit, giving the protein MNISELCIRRPAMTVLLSAAVVVIGIFAYLNIPVAALPSYNTPVINVSAQLPGASPDTMASSVALPLEKQFSTIPGLQTISSVNTQGVTSLTLEFVSSRDIDAAAVDVQAALLRAQRQLPIELTQMPSYRKVNPADAPVLFIALVSPSMNPAELNDYAENLISPTLSTIDGVAQVGVYGRKAFAVRIKADANLLNARNITLDELAKAVNSANANTPVGVLDGPRQTLTIQANQQLMKAADFAKLIVGQRDGAPVRLDEVATIQDSFESVKTASSFNGQSSISLAVQRQPNANTVQVVDAVRALMPRFRAELPQSVEINLVNDRSLSIREAVHDVQLTLIGTILLVVLVIFLFLHRIVATLIPAATIPISLVGAVALLYAFGYSLDNVSLLGITLAVGLVVDDAIVVLENIMRYVEKGMEPYAAALRGAREVGFTIVSISISLVAVFIPVFFMPGVIGLLFHEFAVVVALAVLVSAIVSLTLVPMLASRLLKQVAVKEGVLDHEEQHPEPGTAIGRGFERGYQWVHRNYMRTLDWTLLHRPVMLCIAALTFVLTAWMFVTIPKGFFPEEDIGQIQITTEAAEDISFTAMKVLQDRVAETLGKDPSVDYVNSFVGVGGPTATQNSGRLFAVLKARSERPPMAQVLESLRKRFREIPGIAVYMRPVQNLQLGGRQSKARFQYTLQSVSAGEMSEWANKLMERMRGDAAFRDVTSDSQNRGLQATLDIDRDKAGVLGVSVGDLRTALYNAYGDRQIGSIYSASNTYQVILSASDDDRQFEDDMSRLSVRNRAGQLVPLSAFSTVKRTVGPTSVNHQGQLQAVTVSFNLAPNVPLGDATNKIDRFTAEIKMPPSIITSYGGDAAVFQSSQSSQAVLLILAVLVIYVLLGVLYESYIHPLTILAGLPSAAVGALLSLKLFGFDLTLIATIGILLLIGIVKKNAIMMIDFALDAQRNEGMSPVDAIREACRLRFRPILMTTLAALMGALPLALGLGAGAELRQPLGVAVVGGLLFSQVITLYITPAIYLALDRYSGTGPMQTLPGEAALKPAPGVVV; this is encoded by the coding sequence ATGAACATTTCCGAGCTGTGCATCCGCCGTCCGGCGATGACGGTGCTGCTGTCGGCCGCGGTGGTGGTCATCGGCATCTTTGCGTACCTCAACATTCCGGTCGCCGCGCTGCCCAGCTACAACACGCCGGTCATCAACGTGTCGGCGCAGTTGCCGGGGGCGAGCCCCGACACGATGGCGTCTTCGGTCGCGCTGCCGCTGGAAAAGCAGTTTTCGACCATTCCCGGCCTGCAGACCATCAGCTCGGTCAACACGCAGGGTGTGACCTCGCTCACGCTCGAGTTCGTCAGCTCCCGCGACATCGATGCCGCGGCGGTGGACGTGCAGGCTGCGCTGTTGCGCGCACAGCGGCAGTTGCCGATCGAGCTCACGCAGATGCCGTCGTACCGCAAGGTGAACCCGGCCGACGCACCCGTGCTGTTCATCGCGCTGGTGTCGCCGTCGATGAACCCGGCGGAGCTCAACGACTACGCCGAGAACCTGATCTCGCCCACCCTCTCGACCATCGACGGCGTGGCGCAGGTCGGCGTGTACGGCCGCAAGGCGTTCGCGGTGCGAATCAAGGCCGACGCGAACCTGCTCAACGCGCGCAACATCACGCTCGACGAGCTGGCGAAGGCGGTGAACTCGGCCAACGCCAACACGCCGGTCGGCGTGCTCGACGGCCCGCGCCAAACGCTGACCATTCAGGCCAACCAGCAGCTCATGAAGGCGGCCGACTTCGCCAAGCTCATCGTCGGTCAACGCGACGGCGCACCGGTGCGGCTCGACGAAGTAGCGACCATCCAAGACAGCTTCGAATCGGTCAAGACGGCCAGCAGCTTCAACGGTCAAAGCTCGATCTCGCTCGCGGTGCAACGCCAGCCCAATGCCAACACCGTGCAGGTGGTCGACGCCGTGCGCGCGCTCATGCCGCGCTTCCGTGCCGAGCTGCCGCAGTCGGTTGAAATCAATCTCGTCAACGACCGCTCGCTGTCGATTCGCGAAGCCGTGCACGACGTGCAGCTCACCCTTATCGGCACCATCCTGCTGGTCGTGCTGGTCATCTTTTTGTTTTTGCATCGCATCGTCGCGACGCTGATTCCGGCGGCGACGATTCCGATCTCGCTGGTCGGCGCGGTCGCCTTGCTCTATGCCTTCGGCTACAGCCTGGACAACGTCTCGCTGCTCGGCATCACGCTGGCGGTCGGGCTGGTGGTCGACGACGCGATCGTGGTGCTCGAAAACATCATGCGATACGTCGAGAAAGGCATGGAGCCTTACGCAGCTGCGTTGCGCGGTGCACGCGAAGTGGGCTTCACCATCGTCTCGATCTCGATCTCGCTGGTGGCGGTGTTCATCCCGGTCTTCTTCATGCCGGGCGTCATAGGCTTGCTGTTTCACGAGTTCGCTGTGGTCGTGGCGCTCGCCGTGCTGGTGTCGGCCATCGTGTCGCTGACACTGGTGCCTATGCTGGCCAGCCGCTTGCTGAAGCAGGTGGCGGTGAAGGAAGGCGTGCTCGATCATGAAGAGCAGCATCCCGAGCCTGGCACCGCCATCGGCCGCGGCTTTGAGCGTGGCTACCAGTGGGTGCACCGCAACTACATGCGCACGCTCGACTGGACTTTGCTGCACCGCCCGGTGATGCTCTGCATCGCCGCATTGACCTTCGTGCTCACCGCGTGGATGTTCGTGACGATTCCCAAAGGCTTCTTCCCCGAGGAAGACATCGGCCAGATCCAGATCACGACCGAAGCGGCCGAAGACATTTCCTTCACCGCAATGAAGGTGCTGCAAGACCGCGTGGCCGAAACGCTGGGCAAAGATCCGAGCGTCGATTACGTCAACTCGTTCGTCGGCGTCGGTGGCCCGACGGCTACTCAGAATTCCGGTCGATTGTTCGCCGTGCTCAAGGCCCGCAGCGAGCGCCCGCCGATGGCACAAGTGCTCGAATCATTGCGAAAACGCTTCCGTGAAATCCCCGGCATCGCCGTGTACATGCGGCCGGTGCAGAACCTGCAACTCGGCGGGCGCCAGAGCAAGGCGCGGTTCCAGTACACGCTGCAAAGTGTGAGCGCTGGCGAGATGAGCGAATGGGCCAACAAGCTCATGGAACGCATGCGCGGCGATGCGGCTTTTCGCGACGTCACCAGCGACTCGCAGAATCGCGGTCTGCAGGCCACGCTCGACATCGATCGCGACAAGGCGGGCGTGCTCGGTGTGTCGGTCGGCGACTTGCGCACCGCCCTCTACAACGCCTATGGCGACCGGCAGATCGGCAGCATCTACAGCGCCAGCAATACCTACCAGGTGATTCTTTCGGCCTCCGACGACGACCGTCAGTTCGAGGACGACATGTCGCGTTTGTCGGTGCGCAATCGCGCCGGTCAGCTGGTGCCGCTGTCGGCGTTTTCAACCGTCAAGCGCACGGTCGGGCCCACCTCGGTCAACCACCAGGGTCAGCTGCAGGCGGTGACGGTGTCGTTCAACCTGGCGCCCAACGTCCCGCTCGGCGATGCCACCAACAAGATCGACCGCTTCACGGCGGAGATCAAGATGCCGCCGTCGATCATCACCAGCTACGGTGGCGATGCGGCGGTGTTCCAGAGTTCGCAGTCGAGCCAGGCCGTGCTGCTCATCCTGGCGGTGCTCGTCATTTACGTGCTGCTCGGAGTGCTGTACGAGAGCTACATCCATCCGCTGACGATTCTGGCCGGGCTGCCTTCAGCGGCAGTCGGCGCCTTGTTGTCGCTCAAGCTGTTCGGTTTCGACCTGACGTTGATCGCGACCATCGGCATCCTGCTGTTGATCGGCATCGTGAAGAAGAACGCCATCATGATGATCGACTTCGCACTCGACGCGCAGCGCAATGAAGGCATGTCGCCGGTCGATGCGATTCGCGAAGCGTGTCGGTTGCGTTTTCGGCCGATTCTGATGACGACGCTGGCCGCCTTGATGGGCGCCTTGCCGTTGGCGCTCGGACTCGGCGCCGGTGCCGAGCTGCGTCAACCGCTGGGCGTCGCAGTGGTCGGCGGGCTGCTGTTCTCCCAGGTGATCACGCTCTACATCACGCCTGCGATCTACCTGGCGCTCGACCGCTACAGCGGCACCGGACCAATGCAGACGCTGCCGGGCGAGGCGGCTCTCAAGCCAGCGCCTGGCGTTGTGGTCTGA
- a CDS encoding alpha/beta fold hydrolase, with protein MNEIKEFPVLFGSDGSLLGMVSVPVDGPVQPVACIFYNMGGNHRVGPRRINVKLARQLARAGVSSIRFDLAGLGDSGPVTGSQTFMARAVLDVQAAMDQVQESLGIRRFILMGLCSGAPSSLEATVADPRVVGLLQFDGYAFPGRRARWERALRRALVVPTNPIMILKTVRWIKRKLAGPGAIEGEIFTTGTLEDKAKVFVDCMNIVAERNIPTLLLYTGTLNSVDRHLDQLGPFANEKFAKHVEYVFIGEMDHSLTTQATQRMFLKVVGDWTMRAVHGLTSAAVRPAAKSESSTSSFGALTAIPNPKRTASRAMATSL; from the coding sequence ATGAATGAGATCAAAGAATTTCCGGTTCTCTTCGGCAGCGACGGTTCGTTGCTTGGCATGGTTTCGGTGCCGGTGGATGGGCCCGTTCAACCAGTCGCCTGCATCTTCTACAACATGGGCGGCAACCACCGCGTGGGGCCGCGGCGGATCAATGTCAAGCTGGCGCGCCAACTGGCACGTGCTGGCGTCAGCAGCATTCGCTTCGACCTTGCCGGCTTGGGCGACAGCGGCCCGGTGACCGGCTCCCAAACCTTCATGGCGCGAGCGGTCCTCGACGTCCAGGCGGCCATGGACCAAGTCCAGGAATCGCTCGGCATCAGGCGCTTTATTTTGATGGGCTTGTGCTCGGGAGCGCCGAGTTCGCTCGAAGCCACCGTCGCCGATCCTCGCGTGGTGGGGCTGCTTCAGTTCGACGGCTACGCGTTTCCGGGGCGCCGTGCACGGTGGGAACGCGCACTGCGCCGCGCACTGGTGGTGCCAACCAATCCGATCATGATTCTGAAGACGGTGCGTTGGATCAAACGCAAGCTGGCCGGACCAGGCGCAATCGAAGGCGAAATCTTCACCACGGGCACGCTTGAAGACAAAGCAAAGGTCTTTGTCGACTGCATGAATATCGTGGCCGAGCGCAACATTCCGACGCTGCTGCTGTACACCGGCACCCTGAATTCGGTCGATCGGCATCTTGACCAGCTCGGCCCCTTTGCCAACGAGAAGTTCGCCAAGCACGTCGAATACGTTTTCATCGGCGAGATGGACCACAGCCTGACCACGCAGGCCACGCAGCGAATGTTTCTCAAAGTGGTGGGCGACTGGACAATGCGCGCCGTGCACGGCCTGACCTCGGCGGCGGTGAGGCCTGCAGCGAAGTCAGAGTCGAGCACCAGCAGTTTCGGCGCACTCACCGCGATACCGAACCCAAAGCGCACGGCGTCGCGTGCGATGGCGACAAGCCTCTAA
- a CDS encoding alpha/beta fold hydrolase has product MIPLLFGQPSRQLFGLYHTPEKSSDLAVLICPPFGQEAIRTHRFFRVLSDRLARGGAAVLRFDLYGSGDSAGIDLDGDIEGWWRDVCTAHDELRRHTAGRRVVWLGSRMGATLAAIADRSGRCDPDRLVLWDPIFDGARYMESLRLAHVEALERSYFMPDRAWRRRLENEAEAYTDEVLGVAISPELRQQFRSLVPEAIKAPTHRTVMLADPADHTANKWAQSAVANHAPLRVASFRHSLDWTTDPNAENPVVPGEAIQRLLAEINE; this is encoded by the coding sequence GTGATCCCATTGCTCTTCGGGCAACCGTCACGACAGCTTTTCGGGCTGTATCACACTCCCGAAAAAAGCAGTGACTTAGCCGTGCTCATCTGCCCGCCTTTCGGGCAGGAAGCCATACGCACCCACCGCTTCTTTCGTGTGCTGTCGGACCGACTGGCGCGCGGCGGCGCAGCGGTGTTGCGCTTCGACCTTTATGGCAGTGGCGACTCGGCTGGCATCGACCTGGATGGGGACATTGAAGGCTGGTGGCGCGACGTCTGTACGGCGCACGACGAACTGCGGCGGCATACAGCCGGCCGACGTGTAGTCTGGCTCGGCTCCCGGATGGGGGCGACGCTTGCGGCCATAGCCGACCGAAGTGGTCGTTGCGACCCCGACCGACTCGTCCTGTGGGACCCGATTTTCGACGGAGCGCGCTACATGGAAAGCCTGCGACTCGCGCATGTCGAAGCGCTCGAGCGGTCTTACTTCATGCCCGACCGTGCATGGCGCCGTCGTCTGGAGAACGAAGCGGAGGCCTACACCGACGAAGTCCTCGGTGTCGCCATATCCCCTGAGTTGCGCCAGCAGTTCCGTTCGCTCGTGCCGGAAGCCATCAAGGCGCCAACACACCGCACGGTGATGCTGGCCGATCCGGCCGACCACACGGCGAACAAGTGGGCGCAATCGGCCGTCGCCAACCATGCGCCCCTGCGCGTGGCCAGCTTTCGTCACTCCCTGGATTGGACTACAGATCCGAATGCTGAGAATCCAGTGGTTCCCGGTGAAGCTATCCAACGTTTACTGGCAGAAATAAATGAATGA
- a CDS encoding 4'-phosphopantetheinyl transferase family protein: MTIAQLPSIAECRLWHVDLDAAAASQAHECLSGDESARAARFVFERDRRRYVAAHVALRETLSTVTGSTACDLAFDIGAFGKPSLAAPSALRFNLSHSAGAGLIAIDDSDSATEIGVDVEVLRPLSYSAALAAEYFTAAEQQGLAATAPPDRDLAFLTCWTRKEACAKALGLGLSIDTRSFEVGVNLEAQDVDMVVGGRTETLRVHSFRHGLALVCAFAKVIVETTSKMIPTNALIEREFA; the protein is encoded by the coding sequence ATGACCATCGCGCAGCTTCCATCGATTGCGGAGTGCCGGCTGTGGCACGTCGACCTCGACGCTGCCGCCGCGTCACAAGCGCATGAGTGCTTGTCGGGCGATGAAAGCGCCCGCGCGGCGCGCTTCGTTTTCGAGCGTGACCGTCGCCGCTACGTGGCGGCGCACGTCGCACTGCGCGAAACGCTTTCGACGGTGACGGGCTCGACCGCTTGCGACCTGGCATTCGATATCGGCGCATTCGGCAAGCCATCGCTCGCTGCGCCGTCGGCGCTCCGCTTCAATCTCAGCCACAGCGCGGGCGCCGGCCTCATCGCGATCGACGACAGCGACAGCGCTACGGAGATCGGTGTCGACGTCGAGGTGCTGCGGCCGTTGTCCTATTCCGCAGCGCTGGCGGCGGAATACTTCACTGCTGCTGAGCAACAAGGCCTGGCGGCTACGGCCCCCCCGGATCGCGACCTCGCGTTCCTCACCTGCTGGACGCGCAAGGAAGCCTGCGCGAAGGCGCTCGGACTTGGCCTGAGTATCGACACCCGTTCTTTCGAGGTAGGCGTGAATCTCGAGGCCCAAGACGTCGATATGGTGGTCGGCGGCAGGACAGAGACATTGCGGGTTCACTCGTTCCGGCATGGTCTCGCCCTTGTTTGCGCGTTCGCCAAAGTGATCGTCGAAACGACCTCCAAAATGATTCCCACCAATGCATTGATAGAAAGGGAATTCGCGTGA
- a CDS encoding non-ribosomal peptide synthetase, translating into MSSAVMEVPDMEVPPAASAAAEFDPFAGGAIAQIVSTTEAQREVWLGDKLSQQASLAYNEAVKLRLRGVLDTRALAATLDSLIARHDSLRATISPDGTQLLIGEATPLSMSEHDLAHLDAKAQAKSLDEECVAAVTEPFSLEEGPLFRAALYRLSPIDNVLLMTAHHAVCDGWSWGVITDELGQLYAEQIGEGPALEAAAQYADYTAWEAAETASPAMQDHVDYWLSRFGGSTLPVLELPVDHPRAAVRTFTSQRIDHLLDRELVDALRKVGAASGTSLFATMFGAFATLLHRLTEQDDLVIGIAAAGQMAADMPTLVGHCVNLLPMRVAVDGQLPFHALVRQSGTALLDAFEHQSLTYGTLLKKLPVPRDPSRLPLVNVLFNVDRDAAPGNGTFPGLEAQASSVARRFENFELFLNVTPVTGGMQVETQYNADLFDEQTVRRWLAMYECLMRSAVQDPSQGLARMNMLPATEAAVLRALQPAATPVSGPALMHAGFVAQAAQQPTRAALRAGVTEWTYAELDQRSSRMAHALRARGVQRGQHVGLCLNRSADMVVAVLAILKSGATYIPLDPEFPKARLDYYAEDAKLALLVTDSQTEAAPRAWCADAGDRLFEIDSDTSWLDLPGEALTPSAKDALPEDPAYVIYTSGSTGKPKGVCVPHGAVANFLQSMRREPSITADDKLAAVTTLSFDIAVLELMLPLIAGAEVVMVPRETAMDGNALAALLDATGATMMQATPGMWRLLVDAQWQGPRGFRALVGGESLPADLAQEMLLRCGEVWNMYGPTETTVWSTLWRVTAAGLAGRSVSIGKPIANTTVWIVDAQGQPCPVGIPGEICIGGKGVTLGYLDRPELTAEKFVSHLLGGTEGTMYRTGDRGRWRNDGLLEHMGRFDFQVKVRGYRIELGEIEARCDEAAGVARSVVITREDQPGDVRLVAYLATSPGASIDLAELDRNLRVRLPQYMVPQHVVVLDALPLLPNGKVDRKALPKPEAPQHDAAERVAPRNDGERRVLEVMEKVLNLPGLGIRDDFFALGGHSLLAARLATLLSREFDITIPLRTLFEAPTAERLNEAVEAIVSSGAPRREPIVHVANRRSAPLTPMQERIRFIEEMHPGRPVYNAPSAHRLGGALDVGRFKAALGEIIRRQPAMRTQIGIDPETNAPVETIIDDIGYELPVIDLGAIPAEQREAELAARMQELADRPMDIHRAPLFNAALYKLTDDDHVFVFVPHHLIWDGWSFDILQTELNAIYGAMTKGIPHGLPPVPINHGDYADWYAHWLQQPDFHAHLRYWKQRFASAPLPKAPRTDMPRKAGMSGEGGTHWIQIDKALTSRLRDIGRNQDVTLSMLTLGVYVLMMSDVIDTRSIVIATPVRGREAPETESVMGFFNNTLPLSFQIDRSLPFGDFMRYIKQELLSVMNHQEVPFERLVTEPEFAERAQRVGLYQGLFSFQDARERPREIGGLAYRQMHLLQRGATDDLGMWLMDKGDCLEGAIVYNADVYRHETGDAFNERYAELLRRVSEHPDSTLESLASSEGSASATYLRRLAPSSAAAMIADAQRAAESRARPAPDLLLPEQAHLAQVWASALGIDVNDIRASDTFFDLGGDSLLAMRVIAQAEKVMGFRIEPRRYVFENLGQLAVTASGTALDSVALTSNDDEPKRGLLGRVFSGWSRKR; encoded by the coding sequence ATGAGCAGCGCAGTGATGGAAGTCCCCGACATGGAAGTCCCACCAGCCGCATCCGCTGCAGCCGAATTCGATCCCTTTGCAGGCGGCGCGATCGCGCAGATCGTCTCGACCACCGAAGCGCAGCGCGAAGTGTGGCTCGGCGACAAGTTGAGCCAGCAGGCCTCGCTGGCGTACAACGAAGCAGTCAAGCTGCGCCTGCGCGGTGTGCTGGACACGCGCGCACTCGCTGCCACGCTCGACAGCCTGATCGCACGTCACGACTCACTGCGGGCAACGATCTCGCCGGACGGCACGCAATTGCTGATCGGCGAAGCTACTCCGCTCTCGATGAGCGAGCACGACCTGGCGCATCTGGATGCCAAGGCGCAGGCGAAGTCGCTCGACGAAGAGTGCGTCGCCGCAGTCACGGAGCCGTTCTCCCTCGAAGAAGGTCCACTTTTCCGCGCAGCGCTGTACCGGCTTTCGCCGATCGACAACGTGCTCTTGATGACCGCGCACCACGCGGTCTGCGACGGCTGGTCGTGGGGCGTGATCACCGATGAACTCGGCCAGCTGTATGCCGAACAAATCGGCGAAGGGCCGGCCCTGGAGGCCGCGGCGCAATACGCCGACTACACCGCATGGGAAGCGGCCGAAACGGCCAGCCCTGCGATGCAGGACCACGTCGACTACTGGCTCTCGCGCTTTGGCGGCAGCACGCTGCCCGTGCTCGAATTGCCCGTCGACCATCCGCGCGCTGCGGTGCGCACCTTCACCTCGCAGCGCATCGATCACCTGCTCGACCGCGAACTCGTCGACGCACTCCGCAAGGTCGGCGCAGCATCGGGCACCAGCCTGTTCGCGACGATGTTCGGCGCCTTCGCCACACTGCTGCACCGCCTGACCGAACAAGATGATCTGGTCATCGGCATTGCCGCTGCCGGGCAAATGGCCGCCGATATGCCGACGCTGGTCGGGCACTGCGTCAACTTGCTGCCCATGCGCGTGGCAGTCGACGGACAGTTGCCGTTCCATGCACTGGTGCGCCAGTCCGGTACCGCGCTGCTCGACGCTTTCGAGCACCAGTCGCTGACCTATGGCACGTTGCTCAAGAAGCTTCCCGTGCCGCGCGACCCGAGCCGGCTGCCGCTGGTCAACGTGCTCTTCAACGTCGACCGCGACGCAGCACCGGGCAACGGCACCTTCCCGGGCCTCGAGGCGCAGGCGAGCAGCGTGGCGCGCCGCTTCGAAAACTTCGAGCTGTTCCTGAACGTGACGCCCGTCACCGGCGGCATGCAGGTCGAGACCCAATACAACGCCGACCTGTTCGACGAGCAGACCGTGCGCCGCTGGCTTGCGATGTACGAGTGCCTGATGCGCTCGGCGGTGCAAGACCCTTCGCAAGGCCTGGCTCGCATGAACATGCTGCCGGCGACCGAAGCGGCTGTGCTACGCGCGTTGCAGCCCGCTGCAACGCCGGTGTCGGGTCCGGCGCTCATGCACGCAGGCTTCGTCGCGCAGGCGGCTCAGCAACCGACACGCGCCGCGTTGCGCGCAGGCGTGACGGAGTGGACATACGCCGAACTCGACCAGCGGTCCAGCCGCATGGCGCACGCGCTACGCGCTCGTGGCGTGCAGCGCGGCCAGCACGTCGGCTTGTGCCTGAACCGAAGCGCCGACATGGTCGTCGCCGTACTGGCCATTCTGAAGTCGGGCGCCACCTACATCCCGCTCGATCCTGAATTTCCGAAGGCGCGGCTCGACTACTACGCCGAAGACGCCAAGCTCGCGCTGCTGGTGACCGACTCGCAAACCGAAGCCGCGCCGCGCGCGTGGTGCGCCGATGCAGGCGATCGTCTGTTCGAGATCGACAGCGACACCTCGTGGCTCGATCTGCCGGGCGAGGCGCTGACGCCGAGCGCCAAAGACGCCTTGCCTGAAGACCCGGCCTATGTGATCTACACGTCGGGCTCGACCGGCAAGCCGAAGGGCGTTTGCGTGCCGCACGGCGCGGTCGCCAACTTCTTGCAGAGCATGCGGCGCGAGCCCTCGATCACGGCTGACGACAAGCTCGCCGCCGTAACCACGCTGTCGTTCGACATCGCCGTGCTCGAGCTGATGCTGCCGCTGATCGCCGGCGCCGAAGTCGTGATGGTGCCGCGCGAAACCGCCATGGACGGCAACGCGCTGGCCGCACTCCTCGACGCCACCGGCGCAACCATGATGCAGGCCACGCCCGGCATGTGGCGCTTGCTGGTCGATGCGCAATGGCAAGGCCCACGCGGCTTCCGCGCGCTGGTCGGTGGCGAGAGCCTGCCTGCCGACCTCGCGCAAGAAATGCTGCTGCGCTGCGGCGAAGTCTGGAACATGTATGGCCCGACCGAGACCACCGTGTGGTCGACGCTCTGGCGCGTGACTGCGGCAGGCTTGGCCGGCCGCAGCGTGTCGATCGGCAAGCCGATCGCCAACACCACGGTATGGATCGTCGATGCGCAAGGCCAGCCCTGCCCCGTCGGCATCCCCGGTGAAATCTGCATCGGCGGCAAGGGCGTGACGCTCGGCTACCTCGACCGGCCCGAACTGACGGCGGAAAAGTTCGTCTCGCATCTGCTCGGCGGCACCGAGGGCACGATGTACCGCACCGGCGACCGCGGTCGCTGGCGCAACGACGGCCTGCTCGAACACATGGGCCGCTTCGACTTCCAGGTAAAGGTCCGCGGCTACCGCATCGAACTCGGTGAGATCGAAGCGCGCTGCGACGAGGCCGCCGGCGTCGCACGCAGCGTGGTCATCACGCGCGAAGACCAGCCGGGCGACGTGCGTCTGGTGGCCTACCTGGCGACGTCGCCGGGCGCATCGATCGACCTGGCCGAACTGGACCGCAACCTGCGTGTCCGCCTGCCGCAATACATGGTGCCGCAGCACGTGGTGGTGCTCGACGCCCTGCCGCTGTTGCCCAACGGCAAGGTCGACCGCAAGGCGCTGCCCAAACCCGAAGCTCCGCAACACGACGCAGCAGAACGCGTGGCGCCACGCAACGACGGCGAACGCCGCGTGCTCGAGGTGATGGAAAAGGTCTTGAACCTCCCAGGCCTCGGCATTCGCGACGACTTCTTCGCGCTGGGCGGGCATTCGTTGCTGGCCGCGCGGCTCGCAACTTTGCTCAGTCGCGAGTTCGACATCACGATCCCGCTGCGCACCTTGTTCGAAGCGCCGACGGCGGAACGACTGAACGAAGCGGTCGAAGCGATCGTCAGTTCGGGTGCGCCGCGCCGCGAGCCGATCGTTCATGTCGCAAATCGTCGCAGCGCGCCGCTGACACCGATGCAGGAGCGCATCCGCTTCATCGAGGAGATGCACCCGGGCCGTCCTGTCTACAACGCACCGTCGGCGCACCGCCTGGGTGGCGCGCTCGATGTGGGCCGCTTCAAAGCAGCGCTCGGCGAGATCATTCGTCGCCAGCCCGCAATGCGCACGCAGATCGGCATCGACCCGGAAACGAACGCGCCGGTCGAAACCATCATCGACGACATCGGCTACGAGCTGCCGGTGATCGACCTGGGTGCCATCCCTGCTGAGCAGCGTGAGGCCGAGCTGGCCGCACGCATGCAGGAACTGGCCGACCGGCCGATGGACATCCATCGAGCGCCGCTCTTCAACGCAGCGTTGTACAAGCTGACGGATGACGACCATGTGTTCGTCTTCGTGCCGCACCACCTGATCTGGGACGGCTGGTCTTTCGACATCCTGCAGACCGAGCTGAACGCGATTTACGGCGCCATGACGAAGGGCATCCCGCACGGCCTGCCGCCGGTGCCCATCAACCACGGCGACTACGCCGATTGGTACGCGCACTGGCTGCAGCAGCCCGATTTCCATGCGCACCTGCGCTACTGGAAGCAGCGCTTTGCGAGCGCGCCGTTGCCCAAGGCACCGCGCACCGACATGCCGCGCAAGGCCGGCATGAGCGGCGAAGGTGGCACGCACTGGATCCAGATCGACAAGGCGCTGACATCGCGCCTGCGCGACATCGGTCGCAACCAGGACGTCACGTTGAGCATGCTCACGCTCGGCGTCTACGTGCTGATGATGAGTGACGTGATCGACACGCGTTCCATCGTCATCGCGACGCCGGTGCGAGGCCGAGAAGCGCCCGAGACCGAATCGGTGATGGGTTTTTTCAACAACACGCTGCCGCTGTCGTTCCAGATCGATCGATCGTTGCCTTTCGGCGATTTCATGCGCTACATCAAGCAGGAATTGCTGTCGGTCATGAATCATCAGGAGGTGCCATTCGAACGCCTCGTGACCGAACCTGAATTTGCCGAACGTGCGCAACGCGTCGGGTTGTACCAAGGTCTCTTCTCGTTCCAGGATGCACGTGAGCGGCCGCGCGAAATCGGTGGTCTGGCCTATCGCCAGATGCACCTGTTGCAGCGCGGCGCCACCGACGACCTCGGCATGTGGCTGATGGACAAGGGCGATTGCCTCGAAGGCGCGATCGTCTACAACGCCGACGTGTACCGCCACGAGACCGGGGACGCTTTCAACGAACGCTATGCCGAACTCCTGCGCCGCGTATCGGAACACCCGGACAGCACGCTGGAGTCACTGGCCTCGTCCGAAGGTTCGGCCAGCGCGACATACCTGCGCCGCCTGGCACCGAGCAGTGCAGCCGCGATGATCGCCGACGCCCAGCGCGCCGCCGAATCACGCGCACGGCCTGCTCCTGACCTGCTGCTGCCTGAGCAGGCGCATCTCGCACAGGTCTGGGCCAGCGCCCTCGGCATCGACGTCAACGACATCCGTGCAAGCGACACGTTCTTCGATCTGGGCGGCGATTCGCTGCTCGCCATGCGCGTCATCGCGCAGGCCGAAAAGGTCATGGGCTTCCGCATCGAGCCACGTCGTTATGTCTTTGAAAACCTCGGACAACTGGCTGTGACCGCATCGGGCACGGCACTTGATTCAGTGGCTTTGACGTCAAACGACGACGAACCCAAACGTGGCCTGCTGGGTCGTGTTTTCAGCGGCTGGTCCCGCAAACGTTGA